The genome window GGTACGTGGCTGGCTAGCCCTTGAGCTATTAATCTCTCGGCATCCTCTTTCGGTATGCGCACGTAATCTCCCATGCTATAGGGTCCATAAGATAAACCGTCAACTCCAGTGAATGCTGGGACATCGCCAACAATCCATACGCTGGAATATTCAACGGGCGTCCATCCCGGTCTTGGTAACGCGTCTTTTGTGGGCGCCCTTCCGGTTGGGTATAGCCTTAGTATAACGAACATGTGCTGAGCCCACCATGAAACCGGATCCATGTAGTAGTTTTCTGGGTATGTTGGCCATCCATCCCATGCATAGCCGTCTTGGAGGGTGTAGAATGGTGTTGGGAAGAAGCCTATCCACGGCATCTGCTCAGCCCATATTAATAGGGCTTTTCTGCCAAGCTCTATTACCTTCTCCTCCTCCCAGGGAGGAGTTCTCTCCATCTCATCTATAATGGCGTTTAATTCCGCCCTCCTTGGAAATGAATAATTGGCCCATCCAAGCCCAGGCGCAAGCGGGTTATAGTATTTTGAGTGCCATCCTTGTATATGCGGTGTAAGCTCCAATAGTAGGGTGCATCCGGGCCATCTTGTGCCAGCTCCTCCCGGATCCCCTTTAGCTCCTCTAGCTGAGAATATCCCCGCCTCTACGGGTTCCACTTCCACATCTATGCCAAATTTCTTCCAATGATCCGCAACTAAAAAGGCAATTCTCAAGGATTCCATCTCAAAGCCGCTGGGGGCAGTTATACCTATCTTCCAAGGTTCACCTGTAGGCAGCCTCCACTTGCCGTCCGGCCCCCTTGTAAATCCAACTGATTTAAGTAGCCTTTCAGCTTCAGCTGGATCGTACTTCCACCAACCCGTATTTGGATCTAAACCAAGCTTTATGAGTTCTGGTAGTAATGGTTTAGTGTAGGCTTCAATGGCGAATGGATACGGCACTATCGGGAGCGGTGTAGTAGATGGAAGAGAACCGTCGACTCCACGGAAAGCCTCGTATACATCTTTGAAGTTTATGGCGAAAACCAGTGCTTTCCGCACCTCTGCTATGTTATATGGGTACATCAGCAAGTTGAACCCTATACCTTTAACACACGCATCAAGCGGCCATGCGAACGGAGCTATACGTCTCCAACCCATAATATACGGGTTTCCTTTAATAACTATCTCAGCGGCTTCAGGCACCAAGGTTCTTAAGCAGTCTAGCTCATGCCTAACCATGGCAAGAGCTTTTACTTCATCTGGACCTGGGTGTATATAAAGCACATATTTAGGTGATGGTTTAAGTCCGAGAAGTTTTGTCGCCCACCAATTCTCTTCTCTTTCCCAGAGGAACCAGTTGCCCGCTGGGTCGACGGCTTTCAGATTATATGGGCCTATACTTAACGGTGGATAGAATTTAAATGTTACTGGGTCTTTTCCCTCCCATATATGTTTGGGCACAATCCACCAGCCAGTACCATATATTATCACGGTGAAAGCATAGTGGAACCTTGGATATGGCGCCTTAAGCTTTATTTCTACAGTGTAATCGTCTACTGCCCTAGCGCTTTCTAT of Candidatus Bathyarchaeia archaeon contains these proteins:
- a CDS encoding ABC transporter substrate-binding protein yields the protein MKGSRITSVVNLSFLLLISTVLSLMMSVTPVSAQLPLPPGVPRGDVLVVENHWGTYIDPYDFNFKIPGKPATGGNGFQQLCAAFLWYVNTTTGTLINWLGTGFEYSADFKTVRFFLRKGATWNDGKPFTAHDVVFTIETALKTKEWATHTFAVTWIESARAVDDYTVEIKLKAPYPRFHYAFTVIIYGTGWWIVPKHIWEGKDPVTFKFYPPLSIGPYNLKAVDPAGNWFLWEREENWWATKLLGLKPSPKYVLYIHPGPDEVKALAMVRHELDCLRTLVPEAAEIVIKGNPYIMGWRRIAPFAWPLDACVKGIGFNLLMYPYNIAEVRKALVFAINFKDVYEAFRGVDGSLPSTTPLPIVPYPFAIEAYTKPLLPELIKLGLDPNTGWWKYDPAEAERLLKSVGFTRGPDGKWRLPTGEPWKIGITAPSGFEMESLRIAFLVADHWKKFGIDVEVEPVEAGIFSARGAKGDPGGAGTRWPGCTLLLELTPHIQGWHSKYYNPLAPGLGWANYSFPRRAELNAIIDEMERTPPWEEEKVIELGRKALLIWAEQMPWIGFFPTPFYTLQDGYAWDGWPTYPENYYMDPVSWWAQHMFVILRLYPTGRAPTKDALPRPGWTPVEYSSVWIVGDVPAFTGVDGLSYGPYSMGDYVRIPKEDAERLIAQGLASHVPPAYVYVTVYAKTNIPAFTGTDGKTYGPFKAGDALVIPREDAEKLVAEGKVTYSPPVPAEIPEIAKAVSDLIGKVSALEATTSAIRTELTSATSDLKSSASTMSASVSALKDSISALRDDISALGSQLSTIATISYALIALVILTLVVTVILLLRKPAS